A section of the Chloroflexota bacterium genome encodes:
- a CDS encoding electron transfer flavoprotein subunit beta/FixA family protein has protein sequence MHAIVCIKQVPDTTEVKINPETGTLIREGVPSIINPFDTYAIEEGLRLKEKFGGKVTVLSMGPPQAVEALKEALAMGADEAILLSDRAFAGSDTWATAYTLSQAIRKIGDYDIIICGKQAIDGDTGQVGPGVACQLGINQLTYVFKIREMDPAAKTITVERLLEEGREVVTSSLPALITVVKDINQPRYPTLLGIRRAAKTEIPIWTAADLPGADTTKFGLDGSPTRVIKVFNPPKRGGQVQIIEGETVQEKAAKLADKLLAEKII, from the coding sequence TTGCACGCCATTGTCTGCATCAAACAGGTGCCTGATACAACCGAGGTCAAGATCAACCCGGAAACCGGCACGCTGATCCGTGAGGGTGTGCCGAGTATCATCAACCCCTTCGATACCTACGCCATCGAAGAGGGGCTGCGGCTCAAGGAGAAATTCGGCGGCAAAGTTACCGTGCTCTCTATGGGTCCACCCCAGGCCGTCGAAGCACTCAAAGAGGCACTGGCGATGGGCGCCGATGAGGCCATCCTGCTCTCAGACCGCGCTTTCGCCGGATCAGATACCTGGGCCACCGCCTACACCCTTTCCCAGGCCATCCGCAAGATCGGCGACTACGACATCATCATCTGCGGCAAACAAGCCATTGATGGCGATACAGGCCAGGTGGGACCGGGTGTGGCCTGTCAATTGGGCATCAACCAACTAACGTACGTCTTCAAGATCCGCGAAATGGACCCCGCGGCAAAGACCATCACCGTGGAACGTCTGCTCGAAGAGGGTCGTGAGGTGGTTACCTCCAGCCTGCCCGCTCTCATCACTGTGGTGAAGGACATCAACCAGCCTCGCTACCCCACTTTGCTTGGCATCCGCAGGGCGGCAAAAACAGAGATACCCATCTGGACAGCCGCTGACCTGCCAGGCGCCGACACCACCAAATTCGGCCTCGACGGCTCGCCCACGCGGGTGATCAAAGTGTTCAACCCGCCCAAACGCGGGGGGCAGGTGCAGATCATTGAGGGCGAAACCGTTCAGGAGAAGGCGGCCAAACTGGCCGATAAACTCCTGGCAGAGAAAATCATTTAG
- a CDS encoding FAD-dependent oxidoreductase, with protein MSQNADQATPLEATRSEPSPPCVVACPVHTDVRGYIHAIARGDFEAAYAIARAPNPFVYVCGRICAQPCEEQCRRGKVDEPMAIRALKRFATEQHDLTTGHGPPLPQVERKGERIAIIGAGPAGLTAAHDLARMGYQVTVFEAHDEPGGMLRLGLPKYRLPREVIDLEVTHILQLGVELKTGVRIGTDLTLSDIKAQGYKAIFIAIGGHKGRGLRVEGVELEGVLNGVDFLRAINTGQEVKLGKRVIVIGGGNVAVDVARSAARLAPFGEREILMMCLECREEMPAHEWEIEEALKEGIQIYPSLGPKRILGRNGRVTGVETIVCCSVFDEQGRFNPAFTPGTESVLEGDTVILAIGQASDLSFIHKEDGIEISPRGTIVVDKTTLATTAPGIFAGGEVTTGPDIAISAIAQGHRAARSIDAYLRGIDSATVQVPEPEELGALSDQTISHVRPVKRNAIPSLPLEKRSNNFNEVELGYTEVMAVREALRCLTCGAGAVVDTDKCAACLTCVRVCPYEVPRVKTSAANIAVEQCQACGICASECPAKAITLRIQSEEEMVDGIRAALNTVPLNGKPRILGFVCRYCVYGDGQQPQSLKVQLPDNVALLEVLCTCKVDVRQLLRAFEFGADAVYVVACREGDCHHTTGARRTQNHVSYAKKLLGEIGLGSERLDFFTPDSSPDVILQAAEIMAQRVLELGSNSPGLDPSAG; from the coding sequence ATGAGCCAAAACGCTGATCAAGCCACTCCACTTGAGGCTACCCGCTCTGAGCCCTCACCACCCTGCGTGGTCGCGTGTCCTGTGCATACCGACGTCAGGGGCTACATCCACGCCATTGCCCGCGGTGATTTCGAGGCTGCGTACGCTATAGCGCGTGCGCCTAACCCCTTCGTGTACGTCTGCGGCCGGATTTGCGCCCAGCCTTGTGAGGAGCAGTGTCGTCGGGGCAAGGTGGATGAGCCCATGGCTATTCGGGCTCTGAAGCGCTTTGCCACCGAGCAACACGATCTGACGACTGGGCATGGTCCCCCACTCCCCCAGGTGGAGCGCAAAGGCGAGCGCATCGCCATCATCGGCGCCGGGCCCGCTGGGCTGACGGCTGCCCACGATCTGGCCCGCATGGGCTATCAGGTGACGGTCTTCGAAGCGCACGATGAGCCGGGGGGTATGTTGCGACTGGGGCTACCCAAATACCGCCTCCCCCGGGAGGTGATTGATCTGGAGGTCACCCATATCCTCCAACTGGGTGTGGAACTGAAAACCGGCGTGCGCATTGGGACGGATTTGACCCTCTCCGATATCAAGGCTCAAGGATACAAAGCCATTTTCATCGCTATAGGAGGGCACAAAGGCCGGGGCTTGCGCGTGGAGGGTGTGGAGTTAGAGGGCGTGCTCAATGGCGTGGATTTCCTACGCGCCATCAATACCGGCCAAGAAGTGAAACTGGGTAAGCGGGTAATCGTGATCGGCGGGGGCAATGTGGCCGTGGACGTGGCTCGCTCCGCAGCGCGATTGGCACCCTTTGGCGAGCGAGAGATCCTGATGATGTGCCTGGAGTGCCGCGAGGAGATGCCCGCCCACGAGTGGGAAATCGAGGAGGCCCTCAAAGAGGGCATTCAGATATATCCCTCCTTAGGGCCCAAGCGCATCCTGGGGCGCAATGGCCGAGTCACCGGCGTGGAAACCATCGTTTGCTGCTCGGTCTTCGATGAGCAAGGCCGTTTCAATCCCGCCTTTACCCCTGGCACGGAGTCCGTCCTGGAGGGTGATACAGTAATCCTCGCCATTGGGCAAGCCTCGGATCTTTCCTTTATCCATAAGGAAGATGGGATAGAGATTTCTCCTCGGGGCACCATCGTGGTGGACAAGACGACCCTGGCCACCACCGCGCCCGGCATCTTCGCCGGCGGAGAGGTAACCACTGGCCCAGATATTGCCATAAGTGCTATAGCCCAGGGCCACCGGGCGGCCAGATCCATTGACGCCTATTTGCGGGGCATAGACTCGGCAACGGTGCAGGTCCCGGAACCAGAGGAATTGGGTGCACTTTCAGACCAGACTATCTCCCACGTCCGGCCTGTGAAGCGAAATGCCATCCCCTCCCTGCCGTTGGAGAAACGCTCCAACAATTTCAATGAAGTGGAACTGGGCTATACAGAGGTCATGGCAGTGCGGGAGGCGTTGCGTTGCCTGACCTGCGGTGCTGGTGCAGTTGTGGACACAGACAAATGCGCCGCCTGCCTGACCTGTGTGCGAGTTTGTCCCTATGAGGTGCCCCGGGTGAAGACCAGCGCTGCAAACATCGCTGTGGAGCAGTGTCAGGCCTGTGGCATCTGCGCCAGTGAGTGCCCAGCCAAGGCGATCACTCTGAGAATCCAGAGCGAAGAGGAGATGGTAGATGGAATCCGCGCGGCTTTGAACACGGTGCCGTTAAACGGCAAGCCGCGGATCTTGGGGTTCGTCTGCCGTTATTGTGTTTACGGTGATGGCCAGCAGCCACAGTCCCTGAAAGTCCAGTTGCCTGACAATGTAGCCCTCTTGGAGGTGCTTTGCACGTGCAAGGTGGACGTGCGTCAACTGTTGAGAGCCTTCGAATTCGGTGCCGATGCGGTGTATGTGGTGGCTTGCCGCGAGGGTGATTGTCATCACACGACCGGCGCTCGCCGCACGCAGAACCACGTCTCCTATGCCAAGAAACTCCTGGGCGAGATCGGACTGGGCAGCGAGCGGCTGGATTTCTTCACTCCGGATAGTTCCCCAGACGTGATTCTGCAGGCAGCGGAGATTATGGCTCAGCGGGTTCTCGAACTGGGGTCCAATTCGCCCGGATTAGACCCTTCCGCTGGGTGA
- a CDS encoding sulfurtransferase TusA family protein, which translates to MLPPADRELDLRGEVCPYTFIKTKLMLEQMQPGQVLRVIVDYEPAVHNIPRNLRAQGQDTMDVRALEDGQWAITVRVMAECNGG; encoded by the coding sequence ATGTTACCACCTGCCGACCGAGAACTGGACCTGCGTGGTGAGGTCTGCCCGTACACATTTATTAAGACCAAACTGATGCTGGAGCAAATGCAACCCGGTCAAGTGCTGCGGGTCATCGTGGATTATGAACCGGCAGTGCACAATATCCCGCGCAACTTGCGGGCGCAGGGCCAAGATACGATGGATGTTCGCGCGCTGGAAGATGGTCAATGGGCTATCACGGTGCGGGTGATGGCAGAGTGTAATGGTGGGTAG
- the moeB gene encoding molybdopterin-synthase adenylyltransferase MoeB, which translates to MRERANASDMTVNLGFSEEQIHRYSRHILLREIGGKGQRKLMDSSVLIVGAGGLGSSSGLYLAAAGVGRLGFVDNDVVDISNLHRQILHRTSDIGRPKTESAADAVRALNPEVKVEQHQVKLTSANAFDIIAGYDLVVEASDNFPTKYLVNDACVLLGKPLILGAAVQLLGQIMAIAPREGPCYRCLFPVPPPPGTVPTCQEAGVFGPVPGVIGCIQAAEAIKTLVGFGERLVGHLLIYDALTAEFTDVKIERNPSCAVCGDTPTVTGLIDYERFCGER; encoded by the coding sequence ATGCGTGAAAGGGCGAACGCTAGCGATATGACAGTTAACCTTGGCTTCAGTGAGGAGCAGATACACCGCTACAGTCGCCATATTCTCCTGCGCGAAATCGGCGGTAAGGGCCAGCGGAAACTGATGGATTCTAGTGTATTGATCGTCGGCGCAGGGGGCCTGGGCTCATCGTCTGGCTTATATCTGGCAGCGGCAGGGGTAGGGCGGCTAGGCTTCGTGGATAACGACGTGGTGGATATTTCCAATTTGCACCGTCAGATATTGCACCGCACGTCGGATATTGGCCGACCGAAGACCGAATCGGCAGCAGATGCAGTGCGTGCTCTCAACCCAGAAGTGAAAGTAGAGCAGCATCAGGTGAAACTTACTTCCGCCAACGCATTCGATATCATTGCGGGTTACGATCTGGTGGTGGAAGCCAGTGACAATTTCCCCACCAAATACCTGGTGAATGACGCCTGTGTCCTGTTGGGCAAACCGCTGATCCTGGGCGCAGCCGTGCAACTGTTAGGTCAAATCATGGCTATTGCGCCCCGAGAGGGCCCATGTTATCGCTGCCTTTTCCCAGTGCCGCCACCACCGGGCACTGTGCCTACCTGCCAGGAAGCAGGGGTTTTCGGGCCAGTGCCCGGAGTGATCGGTTGTATTCAGGCTGCTGAAGCGATCAAAACCTTAGTGGGCTTTGGCGAACGGTTGGTGGGACACCTGCTGATATACGACGCCCTGACCGCCGAGTTCACAGATGTGAAGATCGAGCGCAATCCATCGTGTGCCGTATGCGGTGACACGCCGACGGTGACGGGGCTGATAGACTACGAGCGTTTTTGTGGAGAGCGATGA
- a CDS encoding methylenetetrahydrofolate reductase C-terminal domain-containing protein, whose product MIVGEQKPLQEIKDMIAGAEKVLLLGCGTCVTICFAGGEKEVGILASALRLATRLDGKEVDIREATVQRQCEWEYVDEVADQIQEADIVVSLACGIGVQTVAERFPDVWVVPGLNTSFLGQPVEQGVWSERCAACGNCLLMYTGGICPIARCSKSLLNGPCGGSQNGKCEINPEVDCAWQLIYDRLSRLGRLDLITENMPAKDWSTSRDGGPRKIVREDLRI is encoded by the coding sequence ATGATTGTGGGTGAACAGAAGCCCCTGCAGGAGATCAAAGACATGATCGCCGGGGCGGAGAAAGTATTATTGCTTGGCTGTGGGACCTGTGTCACCATTTGTTTCGCTGGTGGCGAAAAGGAGGTAGGCATCCTGGCCTCTGCGCTGCGCCTGGCCACACGGTTAGATGGCAAAGAAGTGGATATCCGCGAGGCCACTGTCCAGCGTCAGTGCGAGTGGGAATATGTGGACGAGGTGGCCGATCAGATTCAGGAGGCCGATATCGTGGTCTCGCTGGCTTGTGGCATCGGTGTGCAGACCGTTGCCGAGCGCTTTCCTGATGTTTGGGTCGTGCCGGGGTTGAACACCTCGTTCCTGGGCCAGCCCGTAGAACAGGGGGTGTGGTCTGAGCGCTGTGCGGCCTGCGGCAACTGCCTTCTGATGTACACGGGAGGCATCTGTCCCATCGCCCGTTGTTCTAAGAGTTTGCTCAATGGCCCCTGTGGTGGTTCTCAAAACGGCAAGTGCGAGATCAACCCCGAGGTGGATTGCGCCTGGCAGTTGATCTACGATCGGCTTAGTCGACTGGGGCGGCTCGACCTTATCACAGAAAACATGCCAGCGAAAGACTGGTCCACCAGCCGGGATGGGGGGCCGCGCAAGATCGTGCGGGAGGATTTGAGGATATGA
- a CDS encoding methylenetetrahydrofolate reductase yields the protein MTTVSNLQRVLTKGHFAVTGEIGPPQSADASVITRKAAYLKGNVDAVNITDCQTAVVRMSSISVGKMLIDLGIEPVIQMTCRDRNRIAIQSDLLGAWALGARNLLCLTGDHQSFGNHPTAKNVFDLDSIQLLDMVRRMRDDKVFMCGEEIKGTEPRFFIGAASNPFADPFDFRPLRLAKKVKAGAQFIQTQLIYNVPKFSEFMRRVCDLGLHEKVYILGGVGPIKSAGAARYMATKVPGMDVPAEVVDRMVKTPKERAREEGIQICVEIIQQLREIPGVAGVHVMAIEWEEAVPEILTQAGLLPRPVIPPEITTAEQ from the coding sequence ATGACCACTGTCAGCAATCTGCAACGCGTCCTCACGAAAGGCCACTTCGCGGTCACGGGTGAAATCGGACCCCCACAAAGCGCCGATGCCTCGGTCATCACCAGGAAGGCGGCTTATCTGAAAGGCAATGTGGATGCAGTGAACATCACGGATTGCCAAACTGCCGTGGTGCGTATGTCCAGCATCTCGGTGGGCAAGATGTTGATTGACTTGGGAATCGAGCCGGTCATACAAATGACCTGCCGGGACCGCAATCGCATCGCTATCCAGAGCGATCTTCTAGGTGCGTGGGCACTGGGAGCGCGCAACCTGCTCTGCCTAACGGGTGACCACCAGAGTTTCGGCAATCATCCTACAGCCAAGAATGTGTTTGACCTAGATTCGATACAGTTGCTCGATATGGTGCGCCGCATGCGCGACGATAAGGTGTTTATGTGCGGCGAAGAAATCAAGGGTACCGAACCGCGTTTCTTCATTGGGGCGGCGTCCAATCCCTTCGCTGATCCCTTTGATTTTCGCCCCCTTCGACTAGCCAAGAAGGTGAAGGCTGGGGCGCAGTTCATCCAGACTCAACTCATCTACAACGTTCCCAAGTTCTCCGAGTTTATGCGTCGCGTGTGTGATCTGGGCCTGCACGAGAAGGTATACATCCTGGGCGGTGTGGGACCCATCAAATCGGCAGGCGCGGCGCGTTATATGGCTACCAAAGTGCCGGGCATGGACGTGCCTGCCGAGGTTGTGGATCGAATGGTGAAGACGCCCAAGGAACGAGCACGTGAGGAAGGCATCCAGATCTGCGTGGAGATCATCCAGCAACTGCGGGAGATACCAGGTGTGGCGGGTGTGCATGTTATGGCCATCGAGTGGGAGGAGGCTGTGCCAGAAATCCTGACCCAGGCTGGGTTACTGCCACGACCAGTTATTCCTCCTGAGATCACTACGGCAGAGCAATGA
- a CDS encoding cyclodeaminase/cyclohydrolase family protein, protein MFTEKTINQFLDELASKAPVPGGGSAAALGGALAAALLSMVCNLTIGKKGYEDVESDMKALLSESEALRARFPLLLERDTQVYSQVMDAYRLPKDTPEQKAAKEKAMQTALVAAAEVPLEIAAGCARVVELAMTAAQKGNKWAVSDAGVAVVLAEAAMRGALLNVEINLASITDREYVRKTRARMDEITAGKAELKERVMDVVLQSIRG, encoded by the coding sequence ATGTTCACCGAGAAGACGATTAACCAGTTCCTGGACGAACTGGCCTCCAAAGCCCCAGTGCCGGGAGGAGGAAGTGCTGCCGCCTTAGGAGGTGCATTAGCCGCAGCGCTGCTCAGCATGGTGTGCAACCTCACTATTGGGAAGAAGGGTTATGAGGACGTTGAGTCTGATATGAAAGCCCTGCTTTCCGAGTCCGAAGCTTTGCGTGCTCGCTTCCCTCTCCTCCTGGAACGCGATACCCAAGTGTACAGCCAGGTAATGGATGCTTACCGCCTACCCAAAGATACCCCTGAACAGAAGGCGGCCAAGGAAAAAGCAATGCAGACAGCACTGGTGGCTGCCGCCGAAGTCCCTCTTGAAATCGCTGCCGGTTGCGCCCGCGTCGTAGAGTTGGCTATGACCGCCGCCCAAAAGGGCAACAAATGGGCGGTGAGCGATGCGGGTGTGGCCGTGGTGTTGGCGGAGGCTGCCATGCGGGGCGCACTCTTGAACGTTGAGATCAACCTTGCCAGCATTACAGACCGAGAGTACGTTCGGAAGACCCGCGCGAGGATGGATGAGATTACAGCAGGCAAGGCCGAACTGAAAGAGCGTGTGATGGACGTGGTGCTCCAGAGCATACGTGGGTGA
- a CDS encoding bifunctional 5,10-methylenetetrahydrofolate dehydrogenase/5,10-methenyltetrahydrofolate cyclohydrolase, translating to MSAVILDGKALAKQMKDEVAAEVAEFKAKHGFAPTIAVVRAGEDPASVSYAKSIAKSFESVGMGFQLHVLPEMASQAEIVSTVAQLSASKDVQAILIQEPLPKGIDPEAVIGALSPDKDVDGVHPVNAGRLAQVAPAGRAPGVGEFIVPATPAGGLEILKRYQVPIAGKHAVVVGRSNIVGKPMALLLLRENATVTICHSRTADLPAVCRLGDILCAAVGQANMIKRDWIKPGAVVVDFGVNFVDGVMTGDVDFAAASEVAEMITPVPGGTGPVTNIMLLKNALSAARRQVK from the coding sequence ATGAGCGCTGTTATCTTAGATGGCAAGGCATTAGCCAAACAGATGAAGGATGAGGTTGCGGCAGAGGTCGCTGAGTTCAAGGCAAAGCATGGCTTCGCGCCGACCATCGCCGTGGTCCGTGCCGGGGAGGACCCCGCCTCGGTGAGTTATGCGAAGAGCATCGCCAAGAGTTTTGAGAGCGTGGGGATGGGCTTCCAACTTCATGTCCTACCCGAGATGGCTTCACAAGCCGAGATCGTAAGCACCGTGGCCCAGTTAAGCGCCAGTAAGGATGTGCAGGCTATCCTGATTCAGGAACCATTGCCCAAGGGTATTGACCCCGAAGCGGTTATCGGTGCTCTTTCGCCTGACAAAGACGTAGATGGCGTGCACCCCGTTAACGCAGGGCGCCTGGCCCAGGTAGCCCCAGCCGGACGTGCCCCTGGCGTGGGCGAGTTCATCGTTCCGGCCACACCTGCGGGCGGGCTGGAAATCCTGAAGCGCTACCAGGTGCCAATCGCGGGGAAACACGCAGTTGTAGTAGGACGATCGAACATCGTGGGTAAGCCGATGGCGCTCCTTCTCTTGCGCGAAAACGCTACTGTTACCATCTGTCATTCACGTACCGCCGACCTCCCCGCCGTCTGCCGCTTAGGCGATATACTATGTGCTGCGGTGGGACAGGCCAATATGATCAAGAGGGATTGGATCAAGCCAGGTGCAGTTGTAGTGGATTTCGGCGTCAATTTTGTCGATGGTGTAATGACCGGCGATGTGGATTTCGCCGCTGCGTCGGAAGTGGCAGAGATGATCACCCCCGTTCCTGGTGGGACAGGACCCGTTACCAACATCATGCTGCTCAAAAATGCCCTCTCAGCGGCGCGACGGCAGGTGAAATAG
- a CDS encoding formate--tetrahydrofolate ligase: MLVKVRKDVPSDIEIAQEATLRPIIEVAEEVGLTEDELDLYGKYKAKVHLSVLERLKDRPNGKYIDVTAITPTPLGEGKTVTTIGVSQGLSYLGKRVFTCIRQPSMGPTFGIKGGAAGGGYSQILPMEDFNLHLTGDIHAVGVAHNLLAAAIDARIMHEDEMSDEALAKFCPEIPRLNIDPYSIQWNRVVDVNDRALRRVIIGLGTSDDGRPRQTGYDITVASEIMAILALVDGYKGIRDLRERLGRIVWGTDKKGNPLTAEHLKVAGAMTVLMKDALMPNLMQTLMGSPAFVHAGPFANIAHGNSSIIADQIALKLADYVVTESGFGADCGTEKFMNIKCRYSGLIPNCVIIVASVRALKMHGGGPKVTPGRPLDPAYTEKNVALLEKGLPNLIQHIENVLKFGVPVVVAVNRFKSDTDEEVELIRKAAVEAGAEGAFISEVWAKGGEGGAELAEAVISACERPTNFRFLYPLDWPIKKKIETIATEIYRAEKVDYLPEAERKIALFTKLGYDKLPINMAKTHLSFTHDPTIKGAPRGWTLPIRDIRASVGAGFLYPLCGEMRTMPGLPSRPVFVNIDVDLKTGKVIGLS, encoded by the coding sequence ATGCTCGTGAAGGTCAGGAAAGATGTTCCCAGCGACATCGAGATCGCACAGGAAGCCACTTTGCGGCCGATCATCGAGGTTGCCGAAGAGGTTGGTCTGACCGAAGATGAATTGGATTTGTATGGCAAATACAAAGCCAAGGTTCACCTAAGCGTCCTGGAACGGCTGAAGGACCGACCTAATGGCAAGTACATTGATGTAACGGCCATCACACCTACGCCCTTGGGTGAGGGCAAGACCGTCACCACGATCGGCGTGAGTCAGGGCTTAAGTTACCTGGGCAAGCGGGTATTCACCTGCATCCGACAACCCTCGATGGGCCCGACGTTTGGCATTAAGGGCGGTGCGGCAGGTGGCGGCTACTCCCAGATTTTGCCTATGGAGGACTTCAACCTGCACTTGACAGGCGACATCCACGCGGTGGGCGTGGCGCACAATCTACTCGCGGCGGCCATTGACGCCCGCATCATGCACGAAGACGAGATGAGCGACGAGGCGCTAGCAAAATTCTGCCCCGAGATCCCTCGCTTGAACATTGACCCTTATTCTATTCAATGGAACCGGGTGGTGGATGTGAATGACCGTGCACTGCGCAGGGTGATCATTGGTCTGGGCACCTCGGATGATGGCCGCCCCCGCCAGACTGGCTACGACATTACGGTAGCCTCGGAGATCATGGCCATCCTGGCTTTGGTGGACGGGTATAAGGGCATCCGGGACCTGCGTGAACGGTTAGGCCGGATCGTGTGGGGCACGGATAAGAAAGGTAATCCACTCACAGCAGAGCATCTGAAAGTGGCCGGGGCCATGACCGTCCTGATGAAAGACGCCCTAATGCCCAATTTGATGCAAACGCTGATGGGCAGTCCAGCCTTCGTCCATGCGGGCCCCTTTGCCAACATAGCCCATGGCAACAGCTCCATCATAGCCGACCAAATCGCCCTCAAACTGGCAGATTATGTAGTCACGGAGAGCGGATTCGGTGCTGACTGCGGCACAGAGAAATTCATGAACATTAAGTGCCGCTATAGCGGGCTTATACCCAACTGCGTGATCATCGTGGCCTCTGTCCGTGCTCTCAAGATGCACGGTGGAGGCCCAAAGGTCACGCCAGGCCGGCCCTTAGATCCTGCCTACACGGAAAAGAACGTGGCCCTGTTAGAGAAGGGGCTGCCAAACTTGATTCAGCACATCGAGAACGTCCTTAAGTTTGGAGTACCCGTGGTGGTAGCGGTCAACCGCTTTAAGAGTGATACCGACGAGGAAGTCGAGTTGATCCGGAAGGCTGCGGTGGAGGCTGGGGCAGAGGGTGCTTTTATCAGCGAGGTCTGGGCCAAGGGTGGTGAAGGCGGCGCTGAATTGGCGGAGGCCGTGATATCCGCCTGCGAGAGGCCAACCAACTTCAGATTTCTGTATCCGCTGGATTGGCCGATAAAAAAGAAGATCGAAACGATTGCCACGGAGATCTATCGGGCGGAGAAGGTGGATTACTTACCAGAGGCCGAGCGCAAAATCGCGCTCTTCACGAAACTTGGCTACGACAAACTGCCCATCAACATGGCTAAGACACACCTCTCATTTACCCACGATCCGACAATCAAGGGCGCGCCGCGAGGTTGGACCCTGCCTATTCGCGACATCCGAGCCAGCGTGGGTGCCGGGTTCCTGTACCCTCTGTGCGGTGAGATGCGCACCATGCCGGGGTTGCCATCGCGGCCTGTCTTCGTGAACATTGATGTTGACCTGAAGACGGGCAAAGTCATCGGCCTATCCTAA
- a CDS encoding heavy-metal-associated domain-containing protein, protein MEKTTFHIPAIYADHHVLRVRDLLGALPGIGDVHASSAFRRITVTYNPDVVQPQDIERALTEAGYAPGKEPELPTPPHNKEDGSAWFEVVNRVTETISVDREMSGDFRKY, encoded by the coding sequence ATGGAAAAAACGACATTTCATATCCCTGCCATATATGCCGATCACCATGTCCTGCGCGTGCGCGATCTATTGGGTGCACTGCCTGGCATCGGGGACGTCCACGCTAGTTCGGCATTCAGACGCATTACTGTGACTTACAACCCTGATGTGGTCCAACCCCAGGATATTGAAAGGGCACTTACTGAAGCGGGTTATGCCCCTGGGAAGGAGCCAGAACTGCCTACTCCCCCTCACAACAAAGAAGATGGCTCGGCTTGGTTTGAGGTTGTAAATCGAGTCACAGAAACCATCTCTGTTGACCGTGAAATGTCAGGCGATTTTCGCAAGTACTAG